A single genomic interval of Primulina huaijiensis isolate GDHJ02 chromosome 7, ASM1229523v2, whole genome shotgun sequence harbors:
- the LOC140981035 gene encoding uncharacterized protein — protein MALLKTDGFKAGYALVSIRRWVHTVARPPPLGTAITHLISPTPPESTDDNVKRGAEELPNLPFFAGSIELMAVPKKKVSRHKKGIRNGPKALKPVPVIVRCKVCGRVKLPHFFCCSGMKPSPGDQCD, from the exons ATGGCTTTGCTAAAAACTGATGGATTTAAAGCGGGGTATGCTCTAGTAAGTATCCGCCGGTGGGTGCACACAGTGGCTAGACCACCACCATTGGGAACCGCCATCACCCACTTGATCAGCCCCACGCCGCCGGAAAGCACAGACGACAATGTCAAGAGGGGAGCTGAAGAGTTACCTAATTTACCTTTCTTTGCTGGGTCTATCGAGCTCATGGCCGTCCCCAAAAAGAAG GTTTCTCGACATAAGAAAGGCATAAGAAATGGACCGAAGGCTTTGAAACCTGTTCCAGTTATAGTTCGTTGCAA GGTTTGTGGTCGGGTCAAGCTACCTCACTTCTTTTGTTGCAGCGGGATGAAGCCAAGTCCTGGTGACCAATGTGACTGA
- the LOC140981739 gene encoding phosphate transporter PHO1 homolog 3-like, with product MKFCKELASQMVPEWQEAYMNYGFLKSLLKEIIIFKQRNRPAPQRPHGLKRNATLYRAFSGLTHMVHLHHSPRNHSPSDIENQVILVNTVERDGSDESAETTFLNVHDEGGEYELVYFKRLDEEFNKVLKFYKEKVKEVVDEAGALNKQMEALVAFRVKVEHPEGWMNSVEETKKLASDVAVSRAELFATAPSAVRASKRVPMDVIDEESSRNGGLSDESSHRDYKEDKEMKTITTNSQVIQEDEQNGARSNRPAPLEILQYVKFNTPQGTPRSTIKGFLNIPNQSDLKFSKYNLKKAEAQLKKAFVEFYNKLRLLKNYSFLNILAFSKIMKKYDKIASRHASKSYMKMVDNSYLGSSDEVSKLMERVEVIFIKHFSNSNRSKGMNILRPRAKREKHRVTFSMGFLVGCTLALIIALILIIRARKILDKEGKVLYMETMFPLYSLFGFIVLHMVLYAACIYFWRLYRVNYPFIFGFKQGTELGYKEILLVGFCISVLALACVLANLDMEMDPVTKEYKAITELLPLGLVGLLMAIMLCPFNIIYRPSRFFLLVSLFHCLFAPLYKVTLPDFLLADQLSSQIQALRSFEFYICYYGWGDYKHRLNSCNDSHVFNTFSYIIAALPFWWRFLQCLRRLYDEGDIMQGYNGLKYFSIIVAVSTRTAYTLSHANSWKIIAWITSIGATIVSTYWDIVFDWGLFQRNSKNRFLRDKLLVPHKSVYYVAVVLNVLLRLAWMQTVLNFKIFSLHTQMMIAFVAILEIIRRGIWNFFRLENEHLNNVGKFRAFKSVPLPFNYDEDDDKDV from the exons ATGAAGTTCTGTAAAGAATTAGCATCGCAGATGGTACCGGAATGGCAAGAAGCATACATGAACTACGGGTTCTTGAAATCTTTACTGAAAGAGATCATTATCTTCAAGCAAAGGAACCGCCCCGCCCCGCAGAGGCCGCATGGCTTGAAACGGAACGCCACCCTCTATCGAGCCTTCAGTGGCCTAACACATATGGTGCATCTGCATCATTCCCCTCGAAACCACAGTCCCTCGGATATCGAAAACCAGGTCATTCTGGTAAACACCGTGGAACGAGATGGGTCGGATGAATCTGCGGAGACGACGTTTCTCAATGTTCATGATGAAGGAGGAGAATACGAGTTGGTGTATTTCAAGAGGTTGGATGAGGAATTCAATAAGGTGTTGAAGTTTTATAAGGAAAAAGTGAAGGAAGTGGTGGATGAGGCCGGGGCTTTGAATAAGCAAATGGAGGCTTTGGTTGCTTTCCGAGTTAAGGTGGAGCATCCGGAAGGATGGATGAATAGCGTGGAGGAGACTAAGAAGCTCGCTTCGGATGTTGCTGTTTCCCGAGCTGAATTGTTTGCTACAGCTCCATCTGCAGTTAGAGCTAGCA AAAGGGTTCCAATGGATGTGATAGATGAAGAAAGTTCAAGAAACGGAGGGCTCTCCGATGAATCGAGTCATAGAGACTATAAAGAAGACAAGGAGATGAAAACGATAACGACAAACTCACAGGTAATTCAAGAAGATGAACAAAATGGTGCTCGGAGCAACAGGCCAGCACCTTTAGAGATACTGCAATATGTAAAGTTCAACACCCCACAAGGAACCCCTCGTTCGACTATTAAAGGATTTCTCAACATTCCTAATCAGTCTGACTTGAAGTTTAGTAAGTATAATTTGAAGAAAGCAGAGGCACAGCTTAAGAAGGCTTTCGTCGAATTCTACAACAAGCTAAGGCTTCTAAAAAACTACAG TTTTCTCAATATTCTGGCCTTTTCAAAGATCATGAAGAAATACGATAag ATTGCTTCAAGACATGCATCCAAATCGTATATGAAAATGGTCGACAATTCCTACCTCGGAAGCTCAGATGAG GTCAGCAAACTGATGGAACGAGTTGAAGTTATTTTCATCAAGCATTTCTCGAACTCGAATCGCAGCAAAGGGATGAATATTCTAAGACCAAGGGCGAAAAGAGAAAAGCATAGAGTGACATTCTCAATGG GATTTCTTGTAGGATGCACACTTGCTCTTATAATAGCCTTAATATTAATCATTCGCGCACGTAAAATCCTCGACAAAGAAGGCAAGGTTCTCTACATGGAAACCATGTTTCCTCTTTACAG TTTGTTTGGCTTCATTGTACTCCACATGGTGTTGTATGCTGCATGCATATACTTCTGGAGGCTGTACCGAGTCAATTATCCGTTCATATTCGGATTCAAGCAAGGAACCGAACTAGGATACAAAGAGATTTTACTCGTCGGTTTCTGTATAAGTGTGCTAGCTCTCGCTTGTGTGCTTGCTAATTTGGACATGGAAATGGATCCGGTCACAAAAGAATATAAAGCGATAACCGAGCTTCTTCCTCTCGGGCTCGTAGGG CTTTTAATGGCCATTATGCTATGCCCTTTTAACATTATATACCGTCCAAGTCGTTTCTTCCTGCTCGTCTCCCTGTTTCATTGTCTATTTGCTCCTCTGTATAAG GTTACACTACCAGACTTCTTATTAGCAGACCAGCTTAGTAGTCAG ATTCAAGCACTGAGAAGTTTCGAGTTTTATATTTGTTACTACGGATGGGGAGACTACAAACACAGGCTAAACAGTTGCAACGATAGCCATGTTTTCAACACGTTCTCGTACATTATAGCCGCTCTGCCGTTTTGGTGGCGATTCCTTCAG TGTCTACGTCGCCTATATGATGAGGGAGACATCATGCAAGGCTACAACGGGTTGAAATATTTCTCAATCATTGTTGCGGTCTCTACCAGAACAGCATACACCCTCAGTCATGCAAACAGTTGGAAGATTATAGCCTGGATTACTTCGATTGGTGCAACGATTGTTAGCACTTATTGGGACATCGTTTTTGACTGGGGACTTTTCCAACGAAACTCTAAGAATCGGTTCTTGAGAGACAAGCTACTTGTTCCACACAAAAGTGTATACTATGTAGCAGTG GTGTTGAATGTGTTGTTGAGATTGGCTTGGATGCAAACTGTGCTGAACTTCAAAATCTTTTCCTTGCATACGCAGATGATGATTGCGTTTGTGGCGATTTTAGAGATCATTCGACGCGGCATATGGAACTTTTTCAG GTTGGAGAATGAACATCTTAACAACGTTGGAAAATTTCGTGCATTCAAATCAGTTCCATTACCTTTCAATTACGACGAAGACGATGATAAAGACGTATAG